In Rubrivirga marina, the following are encoded in one genomic region:
- a CDS encoding tetratricopeptide repeat protein produces the protein MRALLLAALLAPAAVAQVMPMERDPAPAVDGLTPGSPAGRAFAEGWDAFVSLQLADAVDLWREAADLSDEPAVRAWLAEALRRVGQQAQEEALVHETIGEARRVLAADACHAQAHLALADAYNGQFFAWPGASADSTALHLQRAASCDPDDGNVWMAIWTESARLGDADTEAEALRRLHEIGFWTPPVLALARWALRNLPPDAVLLTNGDGDTVPSRLLQEVEGLRPDVAVVNVPMLDLPEVAHRTAEANGLPLPDSVETHVARHDPRGSTATPDGRIYSLRDAVVDGWLAAHFDGTLGRPLVAAITLDPEVLGTKTEIADHVAYLAPSETFGFDAQLGRAAVADLDGTAFAGPLVSKGDRSPVRRMMPFDPAGIVLFQALQTAVALAQEGDSEGAETVYAQAVAFSVTSGRADDPLVGVAREWIDDAVTGR, from the coding sequence ATGCGCGCGCTCCTCCTCGCCGCGCTCCTGGCTCCGGCCGCGGTCGCGCAGGTCATGCCGATGGAGCGCGATCCTGCGCCGGCTGTCGACGGTCTCACCCCCGGCTCGCCAGCGGGCCGGGCGTTCGCCGAGGGCTGGGACGCCTTCGTGAGCCTCCAACTGGCCGATGCCGTCGACCTCTGGCGCGAGGCGGCGGACCTCAGCGACGAGCCGGCCGTGCGCGCGTGGCTGGCCGAGGCGCTCCGGCGCGTGGGGCAGCAGGCCCAGGAAGAGGCGCTCGTCCACGAGACCATCGGGGAGGCGCGGCGGGTGCTCGCCGCCGACGCGTGCCACGCGCAGGCCCACCTCGCCCTCGCCGACGCGTACAACGGGCAGTTCTTCGCCTGGCCCGGCGCCTCGGCCGACTCGACCGCGCTCCACCTCCAGCGCGCCGCGTCCTGCGACCCCGACGACGGCAACGTCTGGATGGCGATCTGGACCGAGTCCGCCCGCCTCGGTGACGCCGACACGGAGGCCGAGGCGCTCCGACGGCTCCACGAGATCGGCTTCTGGACGCCACCCGTCCTCGCCCTCGCCCGGTGGGCGCTCCGCAACCTGCCGCCCGACGCCGTCCTCCTGACCAACGGCGACGGGGACACGGTCCCGAGCCGGCTCCTCCAAGAAGTCGAGGGGCTTCGGCCGGACGTGGCCGTCGTCAACGTGCCGATGCTGGACCTCCCGGAGGTCGCCCATCGGACGGCCGAGGCGAACGGGCTTCCGCTGCCCGACTCCGTCGAGACGCACGTCGCACGCCACGACCCGCGCGGGAGCACCGCGACGCCCGACGGCCGCATCTACTCGCTGCGTGACGCTGTCGTCGACGGGTGGTTGGCGGCTCACTTCGACGGGACGCTCGGCCGGCCGCTCGTGGCCGCGATCACGCTCGACCCCGAGGTGCTCGGCACCAAGACCGAGATCGCCGATCACGTCGCCTACCTTGCCCCGTCCGAGACGTTCGGCTTCGACGCCCAGTTGGGCAGGGCGGCCGTCGCCGACCTCGACGGGACGGCGTTCGCGGGCCCGCTCGTGAGCAAGGGCGACCGGAGCCCGGTTCGCCGGATGATGCCGTTCGACCCAGCGGGCATCGTGCTCTTCCAGGCGCTCCAGACGGCCGTGGCGCTCGCGCAGGAGGGCGACTCCGAGGGCGCGGAGACCGTCTACGCCCAGGCCGTCGCGTTCTCGGTCACCTCCGGCCGTGCCGATGACCCCCTCGTCGGCGTCGCCCGCGAGTGGATCGACGACGCGGTGACGGGCCGGTGA
- a CDS encoding carbohydrate ABC transporter permease, which produces MLNAPNDAMGVEAATLASAPQRTGLSEAGRRRWFLAALLGPTAVIVLAVVAFPFVYNVAISFSNMNIYTLRDWELIGLDQYAAVFREPAFWSVFLKTVIWTVVCVAFHVGLGVLLAVLLHQSFIKGKSAWRVLLIIPWAVPQYITALTWRGEFNFEFGAVNLLIEGLGGSAISWLSDPVTAFVAAIITNVWLGFPFMMVIALGGLQSIPKELYEAAEVDGASAWTQFRTITAPLLKPVMVPAITLGTIWTFNNINVVWLVSNGGEPNDQTHILVSYVYEAAFSMYRFGWAAALSMVIFAVLFVFTQVFLNRTQATESVY; this is translated from the coding sequence ATGCTGAACGCCCCGAACGACGCGATGGGAGTCGAGGCGGCCACCCTCGCCTCGGCGCCCCAGCGGACGGGGCTGAGCGAGGCCGGCCGCCGCCGGTGGTTCCTGGCCGCCCTCCTCGGCCCGACGGCCGTCATCGTGCTGGCCGTGGTCGCCTTCCCGTTCGTCTACAACGTGGCGATCTCGTTCAGCAACATGAACATCTACACGCTGCGCGACTGGGAGCTCATCGGGCTCGACCAGTACGCGGCCGTGTTCCGGGAGCCGGCGTTCTGGAGCGTGTTCTTGAAGACCGTCATCTGGACCGTCGTGTGCGTGGCGTTCCACGTCGGGCTGGGCGTGCTGCTGGCGGTGCTCCTGCATCAGTCGTTCATCAAGGGGAAGAGCGCGTGGCGGGTGCTCCTCATCATCCCGTGGGCCGTGCCCCAGTACATCACGGCGCTGACGTGGCGCGGCGAGTTCAACTTCGAGTTCGGCGCGGTGAACCTCCTCATCGAGGGGCTCGGCGGGAGCGCGATCTCATGGCTCTCGGACCCCGTCACGGCCTTCGTCGCGGCCATCATCACGAACGTGTGGCTCGGCTTCCCGTTCATGATGGTGATCGCGCTCGGCGGGCTCCAGTCGATCCCGAAGGAGCTCTACGAGGCCGCCGAGGTCGATGGGGCCAGCGCCTGGACCCAGTTCCGCACGATCACGGCGCCGCTGCTCAAGCCGGTCATGGTGCCGGCCATCACGCTCGGGACGATCTGGACGTTCAACAACATCAACGTGGTCTGGCTCGTCTCGAACGGCGGCGAGCCGAACGACCAGACGCACATCTTGGTCAGCTACGTCTACGAGGCCGCGTTCTCGATGTACCGATTCGGGTGGGCGGCGGCGCTGTCGATGGTCATCTTCGCCGTGCTGTTCGTCTTTACGCAGGTGTTCCTGAACCGGACCCAGGCGACGGAGTCCGTGTACTAG
- a CDS encoding extracellular solute-binding protein codes for MRLLLVALGFAVAVGGCAGASGPPPEGEPVVVRIWHQKDAAERQFLDDWAAAYNASQDTVRVETLYKETEELRNHYVFAAIGGKGPDLIFGPADNMGTLGITETIRPLDDLVDPAFLAGFTDDGRVTYDGHLYGLADQIGNHLTFVYNPALLPDPPATMAELAALGSTLTRDTDGDGDPDQYALVWNYTEPFFFIPFLTSFGGWVMDDAGNPTLDTPETVAAIQYVLDLRDRYGVIPREADYETAKALFRDDYAAATIDGPWSWGGYQEAGVDVQLSPLPVNEQTGLYAQPMAAAKAYSLNPAVPDWKLPTVLGVLELLTGDAIQAQMARELATIPVRTSVRESGVMQSSALLRQSLAQIEHSRPMPTEPQMRQIWDAMRGPYQLVMNGQVSAAEGARLMQEQAEKRIADTFLN; via the coding sequence ATGCGCTTGCTCCTCGTCGCTCTCGGGTTCGCAGTCGCCGTCGGCGGCTGCGCGGGCGCGTCCGGCCCGCCGCCCGAGGGCGAGCCCGTCGTCGTTCGGATCTGGCACCAGAAAGACGCCGCCGAGCGCCAGTTCCTCGACGACTGGGCCGCGGCCTACAACGCGAGCCAGGACACCGTCCGCGTCGAGACGCTCTACAAGGAGACCGAGGAGCTCCGCAACCACTACGTCTTCGCCGCCATCGGTGGGAAGGGGCCGGACCTCATCTTCGGCCCGGCCGACAACATGGGCACGCTCGGCATCACCGAGACGATCCGCCCGCTCGACGACCTCGTCGACCCCGCCTTCCTGGCCGGCTTCACCGACGACGGCCGCGTGACCTACGACGGCCACCTCTACGGGCTGGCCGACCAGATCGGCAACCACCTCACGTTCGTCTACAACCCGGCCCTCCTGCCCGATCCGCCCGCGACGATGGCGGAGCTGGCCGCGCTCGGGAGCACGCTGACGCGGGACACCGACGGCGACGGCGACCCCGACCAGTACGCGCTCGTCTGGAACTACACCGAGCCGTTCTTCTTCATCCCGTTCCTCACCTCGTTCGGCGGCTGGGTGATGGACGACGCCGGCAACCCGACGCTCGACACGCCCGAGACCGTCGCCGCCATCCAGTACGTCCTCGACCTCCGCGACCGCTACGGCGTCATCCCGCGCGAGGCCGACTACGAGACGGCCAAGGCCCTGTTTCGGGACGACTACGCCGCGGCGACGATCGACGGCCCGTGGTCGTGGGGCGGCTACCAGGAGGCCGGCGTCGACGTCCAGCTCTCGCCGCTCCCGGTCAACGAGCAGACGGGCCTCTACGCCCAGCCGATGGCGGCGGCCAAGGCCTACTCGCTCAACCCGGCCGTCCCCGACTGGAAGCTCCCGACGGTCCTCGGCGTGCTCGAGCTCCTGACGGGCGACGCGATCCAGGCCCAGATGGCGCGCGAGCTGGCGACGATCCCCGTGCGCACGTCGGTCCGCGAGTCCGGCGTGATGCAATCGAGCGCGCTGCTCCGCCAGAGCCTCGCCCAGATCGAGCACTCGCGCCCGATGCCGACGGAGCCACAGATGCGCCAGATCTGGGACGCCATGCGCGGCCCGTACCAGCTCGTCATGAACGGCCAGGTCTCGGCGGCGGAGGGCGCCCGCCTCATGCAGGAGCAGGCCGAGAAGCGCATCGCCGACACGTTTTTGAACTGA